The Pseudonocardia broussonetiae DNA segment GGGCGCGGCCGGGTGGTGCGCGGTGCCCGCGGGTGGCAGCGCATAAGGTCGGGCGGTGATCCTCGACGACGACCCGGACGGCGACTGGACCAGCGCCGGTCTGTTCCGCTGCGCCCCCGACGTGTACCGCATCCCGCTGCCGCTCCCGCAGGACGGCCTCCGGGCGGTCAACGTGTACGCGGTGCCCGACGGCGACGGCTGGACGCTCATCGACTCGGGATGGGCGCTCGCGGAGTCGCGCGAGCTGCTCGCGGCGGCGTTGGGGCAGCTGGGCGCGGGCCTCGGCGACGTCCGCCGGTTCCTGGTCACCCACATCCACCGCGACCACTACACCCAGGCCGTGACGCTGCGGCGCGAGTTCGGCTCGCGGGTCGCGGTCGGGCGCGGCGAGCAGGTCGGCCTGGAGGAGGTCAACCGCTCGGCCCGCGACCCGTTCAAGGTCCACCGCGTCCGCCTCCTGCGCGCGGGGGCCTCCGCGCTCGTCGAGCAGATCGAGCGGCGCGAGATGGACGCGGGTGACCTCTCGGTGTGGGAGATGCCCGACGAGTGGATCGAGGACGGCGCCGAGATCGCGGTGGGGGAGCAGCGGGTGCTCACGGCCGTCGAGACGCCGGGCCACACGCGGGGGCACGTCGTCTTCGCCGACGACACCGCCGGGCTGCTGTTCGCCGGCGACCACGTGCTGCCGCGGATCACCCCGTCGATCGGCTTCGAGCCCAACCCCTCGGTGAGCCCGCTGACCGACTTCCTGACCTCCCTGCAGCTCATCCGCTCGCGCAAGGACGCGGTGCTGCTGCCCGCGCACGGGGCGGTCGGGATGCGCGTGCACGAGCGCGTCGACGCCCTGCTCGAGCACCACGGCGAGCGCCTCGACGCCACCCTCGCCGCCGTCCGCGAGGGCCGCTCGACGGGCCTGGCCGTGGCGGAGGCGCTGCCCTGGACGCGCCACCGCAGGCGCCTGCCCGACATGGACACCTTCAACGCGATGCTGGCGGTCATGGAGACGCTGGCGCACCTCGACGTGCTCGTCGAGCGGGGCGCCGTGACGATCACGTTGCAGGACGGAGTCGCTCACTACACATCGTGATAACGATTCACTCCAGGTAGGCGATCCGCGCTGGTGCTGCTCCGATCGGCCGTACTCTCGCCGCCGTGTCCGTTCCCGGAGCGGGGCGCCTGTGCCTCGCCCTCGTCGCGTTCGGCGTCGCCGTGTCCGGGGTGGTGGTCGCCACCGACGGGGTCGTGCCCGCCGTCGCGCCGCCCGTCGTCGCGCTCGCGCCCGTGGCGTCGACGGGGTGCGCGGCCGCCGGGCCCTACGCCGCGCCGGAGCGGGGGAGCGTCGGCCTGCCGCCCTCGGTCCGCCTCTGCACGGCCGGCCCGTTGACGATCACGACGCCGGGCACGGTCGTCGACGGGATGGACCTGCGCGGCGGCATCGTCGTCGACGCGGCGGACGTCGTGGTGCGCCGCAGCCGGATCACCGGC contains these protein-coding regions:
- a CDS encoding MBL fold metallo-hydrolase: MILDDDPDGDWTSAGLFRCAPDVYRIPLPLPQDGLRAVNVYAVPDGDGWTLIDSGWALAESRELLAAALGQLGAGLGDVRRFLVTHIHRDHYTQAVTLRREFGSRVAVGRGEQVGLEEVNRSARDPFKVHRVRLLRAGASALVEQIERREMDAGDLSVWEMPDEWIEDGAEIAVGEQRVLTAVETPGHTRGHVVFADDTAGLLFAGDHVLPRITPSIGFEPNPSVSPLTDFLTSLQLIRSRKDAVLLPAHGAVGMRVHERVDALLEHHGERLDATLAAVREGRSTGLAVAEALPWTRHRRRLPDMDTFNAMLAVMETLAHLDVLVERGAVTITLQDGVAHYTS